A genome region from Yoonia vestfoldensis includes the following:
- a CDS encoding SDR family NAD(P)-dependent oxidoreductase, translating to MDPNRLNGKNILITGAGRGMGAANAESFAAQGANICLGDLDLDAAQAVADKINAAGNGRAIAVHMDVTKRADNAAAVAATVDAFGSINVGVFNAGLNKPRFFMDIDEDNWDLIMNVNTKAMWLGMQETARQMIAQGPMPDHPYKLINVGSIASRKPLVDVTVYCTSKYGCLALTHCGAIGLAEHNITVNGYAPGVVVTPLWEQLDKDLVEIGFKDHEGQAYDDIVRDALHIKRVSYPRDITGTASFLVSDDSDYMTGQMIHIDGGWCIQ from the coding sequence ATGGACCCCAATCGCCTTAACGGAAAAAACATCCTGATCACCGGTGCCGGTCGCGGCATGGGGGCGGCCAATGCCGAAAGCTTTGCCGCCCAAGGCGCGAACATCTGCCTTGGCGATCTGGATCTGGACGCCGCACAAGCCGTCGCCGACAAGATCAACGCCGCAGGCAACGGCCGCGCGATTGCGGTGCATATGGATGTGACCAAACGCGCTGATAACGCCGCCGCCGTTGCAGCAACGGTCGATGCTTTCGGATCGATCAATGTTGGCGTCTTTAACGCCGGCCTGAACAAGCCCCGTTTCTTCATGGATATTGATGAGGATAACTGGGACCTGATCATGAACGTCAACACCAAGGCTATGTGGCTTGGCATGCAGGAAACCGCCCGCCAGATGATCGCGCAGGGGCCGATGCCGGATCATCCCTATAAGCTGATCAATGTGGGTTCCATCGCGTCACGCAAACCGCTGGTCGATGTGACGGTCTATTGCACCTCGAAATACGGCTGTTTGGCACTGACCCATTGCGGGGCCATTGGGCTGGCCGAACACAACATCACCGTCAACGGCTATGCACCGGGGGTGGTGGTCACGCCGCTGTGGGAGCAGCTGGACAAGGATCTGGTCGAAATCGGCTTCAAGGATCACGAAGGTCAGGCCTATGATGATATCGTGCGCGATGCGCTGCATATCAAACGCGTCTCCTATCCCCGCGACATCACCGGCACTGCGTCTTTCCTCGTCAGCGATGACAGCGATTACATGACCGGCCAGATGATCCATATCGATGGCGGCTGGTGCATCCAGTAG
- a CDS encoding extracellular solute-binding protein, with the protein MPAADLDRLTQFLSNLTMEIDNAIDPNTANPHLNMILHLLQSHSAGRIVSPSSMVSAAGVPYATATRKLAEIQDAGLIERRARTKTGKSFSLHPSSDLLEGFSQLADRIDRLVRASFEVMDPSPETTDYYFGGSYQPGRAAIPPLSALAQPLKLSGGLRILVHGDPTFMVMEGLKRQFEQIVGTNIHQRAFSIDRLREEALRNAERPKSRYDLIAIDLPWVGEFVEKGVIRPLDEVMDIARLDPADFHTAGWRAAHWGGRPYGVPSQTTPELLFFRKDWFANEAIEPPTTTAGVIDAARHFHNPQRGRYGVAWNAARGTALGHTFMMTCAAFGQPIIDIPKIAGGFDTDNLAKGGFTPTLNTDRALEAADYLMQLMDYSPPDILSMSWYERVRPYGAGHVAMAYGYTLLAPYFELDQNSPAHGNTGYLVHPHGPQGAPIAPVGGYVLCVPTNLPDERIDDTVEALVSFTSPGAQKLYAQNGSRTEPRYSVGADPEVRRLSPIFGLLDQMSWRDELQFWPRPPIPQVSQIINICGHELHDMLRGIVSPRHALDRVQARAEQILRQ; encoded by the coding sequence ATGCCTGCCGCCGATCTGGACCGTCTGACGCAGTTTTTATCCAATCTGACGATGGAGATCGACAATGCCATCGATCCCAATACCGCCAACCCGCATTTGAACATGATCCTGCATCTGCTGCAAAGCCATTCGGCAGGGCGGATCGTCTCGCCTTCGTCGATGGTGTCGGCGGCGGGGGTGCCCTATGCGACTGCAACCCGCAAACTGGCCGAGATTCAGGATGCCGGGCTGATCGAACGGCGTGCGCGCACCAAGACCGGCAAAAGCTTTTCCCTGCATCCCAGTTCCGACCTGCTGGAAGGGTTTAGCCAGCTGGCTGACCGGATCGACCGGCTGGTGCGCGCCTCGTTCGAGGTGATGGACCCGTCGCCCGAAACCACCGACTATTACTTCGGCGGTTCTTACCAACCCGGGCGCGCGGCGATCCCGCCCCTGTCGGCACTTGCCCAACCCCTCAAGCTGTCGGGCGGTTTGCGCATCCTTGTCCATGGTGATCCGACCTTCATGGTCATGGAAGGGCTCAAGCGCCAGTTCGAACAGATCGTCGGCACCAATATCCACCAGCGCGCCTTTTCCATCGACCGGCTGCGCGAAGAGGCTTTGCGCAACGCTGAACGGCCCAAAAGCCGCTATGACTTGATCGCGATCGATCTGCCTTGGGTCGGAGAATTCGTAGAAAAAGGCGTGATCCGGCCTTTGGATGAGGTGATGGATATCGCCCGCCTTGATCCCGCGGATTTCCACACCGCGGGCTGGCGCGCCGCGCATTGGGGCGGGCGCCCCTACGGCGTGCCCAGCCAGACGACGCCGGAGCTGTTGTTCTTCCGTAAGGACTGGTTTGCCAACGAGGCCATAGAACCGCCGACCACGACCGCCGGTGTTATCGATGCCGCGCGCCATTTCCACAATCCCCAGCGCGGACGGTACGGCGTGGCATGGAACGCGGCACGCGGCACCGCATTGGGGCATACGTTCATGATGACCTGCGCGGCCTTTGGGCAGCCGATCATCGACATCCCGAAAATTGCAGGCGGGTTCGATACGGACAATCTCGCCAAAGGCGGGTTCACCCCCACGCTGAACACCGACCGCGCGCTGGAAGCCGCCGATTACCTGATGCAGCTGATGGATTATTCCCCCCCCGATATCCTGTCGATGTCGTGGTACGAACGCGTGCGCCCCTACGGCGCGGGCCATGTCGCGATGGCCTATGGCTATACCCTGCTGGCCCCCTATTTCGAGCTGGACCAAAACAGCCCCGCGCATGGCAATACTGGCTATTTGGTGCATCCGCACGGACCACAAGGCGCACCGATTGCGCCGGTGGGCGGCTATGTGCTGTGCGTGCCGACCAACCTGCCCGACGAGCGAATCGATGACACGGTCGAGGCGCTGGTGTCCTTTACCTCGCCCGGTGCGCAGAAGCTTTACGCACAGAACGGTAGCCGGACCGAACCGCGCTATTCCGTCGGTGCCGACCCCGAAGTGCGGCGGCTGTCGCCGATCTTTGGCCTGCTTGACCAGATGTCATGGCGCGACGAGCTGCAATTCTGGCCGCGCCCGCCGATTCCGCAGGTGTCGCAGATCATCAACATCTGTGGCCATGAATTGCACGACATGCTGCGCGGGATCGTCAGCCCGCGTCACGCGCTCGACCGGGTGCAGGCCCGCGCCGAACAGATTTTACGACAATAG
- a CDS encoding sugar ABC transporter substrate-binding protein — MKMTITAALACSTAMFGAAAAAQTMTVGITQNNVGVDSYQTTYERAFIAAAEANPDVNAIVLDAGGDVARQLAQMEDLIQQQVDAIIIWPTNGEAVIPAVRRAHNAGIPVVVTNSNIAEQGFDFIRSFSGPDNVTQGSRSAEIMCERFTALGIQDEARVVQISGQPGYTTAIERQQGFDDRLPEVCPNVTLVETQPGDWNREKSQQVMEAFLIKYDDIDGVYSGDDNMGIGALNAARAAGREGIVFVGATNFAVGYDAMAEGDYWGSIYQSPVDDAEAALQTAIDILNGEDVPFLNYFDTPKITQTNMDEYTKPVF, encoded by the coding sequence ATGAAAATGACAATCACCGCAGCGCTTGCCTGTTCCACCGCCATGTTCGGTGCGGCGGCTGCTGCCCAGACCATGACGGTCGGCATTACCCAGAACAACGTGGGCGTCGACAGCTATCAGACGACCTATGAGCGCGCCTTTATCGCCGCCGCCGAGGCCAACCCCGATGTCAACGCCATCGTGCTAGACGCGGGAGGTGATGTTGCGCGCCAATTGGCGCAGATGGAAGATCTGATCCAGCAGCAGGTCGATGCCATCATCATCTGGCCCACCAATGGCGAAGCCGTGATCCCCGCCGTGCGCCGTGCGCATAACGCAGGCATCCCTGTCGTCGTGACCAATTCGAATATCGCCGAACAGGGGTTCGATTTCATCCGGTCGTTTTCCGGCCCCGACAATGTGACCCAAGGGTCGCGCTCTGCCGAAATCATGTGCGAACGCTTTACCGCGCTGGGTATTCAGGACGAGGCCCGCGTTGTGCAGATTTCCGGCCAACCCGGGTATACCACCGCGATCGAACGCCAGCAGGGTTTCGATGATCGTCTGCCAGAGGTTTGCCCCAACGTGACGCTGGTGGAAACCCAGCCAGGTGACTGGAACCGCGAAAAATCCCAGCAGGTAATGGAAGCGTTCCTGATCAAGTATGACGATATCGACGGTGTCTATTCCGGCGATGACAACATGGGCATTGGCGCGCTGAACGCGGCGCGTGCGGCTGGTCGTGAAGGGATCGTTTTTGTCGGTGCCACGAACTTTGCCGTGGGCTATGATGCGATGGCCGAAGGCGATTACTGGGGGTCGATCTATCAATCCCCCGTCGATGATGCCGAAGCGGCGCTGCAAACCGCCATCGACATCCTGAACGGCGAAGACGTGCCGTTCCTGAATTACTTCGACACCCCCAAGATCACGCAAACCAACATGGACGAATACACCAAGCCCGTGTTCTGA
- a CDS encoding ABC transporter permease, with product MTRQTLGTLLAKQGILIAFVLFMIVFAIANQRFIAMDNILGVVRSSAIIGVMALGVTFVVIGGNLDLSVGSMMSFSTIVVLDLHDKIGPAMAIPAMFALTLLLGAFIGFLVGYLKLNSLIVTLGMLSAIHGLTLTWSGGKNMDIADKSGTWFSFFGQDRVLGIPVPILIFALLAVLLSLLLSKTAFGRQVYAVGGNGQAATFSGIPRARVVFMTYLVSSFCVAVAGLLQASRSLGSQNTVGQGQELVVLAAVILGGASLLGGSGTVFKTVIGVLILGFIQNGLLLMGLDFYVQYMVTWAIIILAVWLDVAAKRGHLWSPIA from the coding sequence ATGACACGACAGACTCTCGGCACGTTACTGGCCAAACAGGGAATCCTGATTGCCTTCGTGCTGTTCATGATCGTTTTTGCCATCGCCAACCAACGTTTTATCGCGATGGACAATATCCTTGGCGTGGTGCGGTCATCCGCGATCATCGGGGTGATGGCGCTGGGTGTCACCTTTGTGGTGATCGGCGGCAATCTGGATCTATCGGTGGGGTCGATGATGTCGTTTTCCACCATTGTCGTGCTGGACCTGCATGACAAGATCGGCCCTGCGATGGCGATCCCCGCCATGTTCGCGCTGACCCTGCTTTTGGGCGCATTCATCGGGTTTCTGGTCGGGTATCTCAAGCTGAATTCCCTGATCGTCACCTTGGGCATGCTGTCGGCCATCCACGGTCTGACGCTAACATGGTCGGGCGGCAAGAACATGGATATTGCCGACAAATCCGGCACATGGTTTTCGTTTTTCGGTCAGGACCGGGTGCTGGGCATCCCCGTGCCGATCCTGATCTTCGCCTTGCTCGCGGTGCTGCTCAGCCTGCTGTTATCCAAGACAGCCTTTGGCCGGCAGGTCTATGCGGTCGGCGGCAACGGGCAGGCGGCGACGTTTTCGGGCATCCCGCGCGCGCGGGTCGTGTTCATGACCTATCTGGTGTCGTCTTTCTGCGTGGCGGTGGCGGGGCTGTTGCAGGCCAGCCGCAGCCTTGGCAGCCAGAATACTGTGGGTCAGGGGCAGGAACTGGTCGTGTTGGCGGCAGTCATTCTGGGGGGCGCGTCCTTGCTGGGCGGGTCCGGCACCGTGTTCAAGACGGTGATCGGTGTGCTGATCCTGGGGTTCATCCAGAACGGGCTTCTGTTAATGGGCCTCGATTTCTACGTTCAATACATGGTCACATGGGCGATCATTATTCTGGCCGTCTGGCTGGATGTCGCGGCCAAGCGGGGCCATCTGTGGTCCCCCATCGCGTAA
- a CDS encoding ABC transporter permease, with protein sequence MTSQNRRDLIKQGGIWVFIVAELAFFSIAGNYLSASDQAFMDFDNMLLLLKQSAPIGIIALGMTIIMINGNIDLSVGATFALAAIVLLDSMTWPFMQELGDWAIPLAWGFALTTGVVLGAINGLIVWKTGVDAFIVTLGSMLGFRGLVFMYNGEQPTSHLNWTLVDFAEAQFLGLHTASWFLLGAALVLWWITTRTNHGRNAYAIGNNRDAAVNAGIRVGPHIMWNFMLIGFLAALSAAVFYSESGSVNPNDGMLYELWAITAVVLGGTKLAGGYGSIIGTLGGVIAIQLLRKGLGHIGADTQTVNLVIGLILIAVLVLDRHLNRQGKEELKI encoded by the coding sequence ATGACAAGCCAAAACCGCAGGGACCTGATCAAGCAAGGCGGCATCTGGGTCTTTATCGTTGCGGAACTCGCGTTCTTTTCCATCGCCGGCAATTATCTGTCGGCATCGGATCAAGCCTTCATGGATTTCGACAACATGCTGTTGTTGCTGAAACAATCCGCGCCCATCGGGATCATCGCGCTGGGCATGACGATCATCATGATCAACGGCAATATCGATCTGAGCGTGGGGGCGACCTTTGCCTTGGCGGCGATCGTTCTGCTGGACAGTATGACCTGGCCCTTCATGCAGGAGCTGGGCGATTGGGCGATCCCGCTGGCTTGGGGCTTTGCGCTGACGACGGGGGTCGTGCTGGGGGCCATCAACGGGTTGATCGTGTGGAAAACCGGCGTCGATGCCTTCATTGTCACGCTGGGGTCAATGCTGGGCTTTCGCGGGCTGGTATTCATGTATAACGGCGAACAGCCGACCAGCCATCTGAACTGGACACTTGTGGATTTTGCCGAGGCGCAGTTTCTGGGCCTGCATACTGCGTCATGGTTCCTGCTGGGGGCAGCGCTTGTATTGTGGTGGATCACGACGCGCACCAACCATGGTCGCAACGCCTATGCCATCGGCAACAACCGCGATGCGGCGGTGAATGCCGGCATCCGTGTCGGGCCGCATATCATGTGGAATTTCATGCTGATCGGATTTCTTGCCGCGCTATCGGCTGCCGTGTTTTATTCCGAAAGCGGATCGGTGAACCCTAATGACGGGATGCTGTACGAACTGTGGGCGATCACCGCCGTCGTGCTGGGCGGGACCAAGCTGGCGGGGGGGTACGGGTCAATCATCGGCACCCTTGGCGGGGTCATCGCCATTCAACTGCTGCGCAAAGGGTTGGGCCATATTGGAGCCGATACCCAGACAGTGAACCTTGTCATCGGCCTGATCCTGATCGCCGTACTGGTGCTGGACCGGCATCTGAACCGGCAGGGCAAAGAGGAGCTGAAGATATGA
- a CDS encoding sugar ABC transporter ATP-binding protein, with protein MTNPKPALRLEGIVKAFPGVRALDGVSFDLRPGEVHALMGENGAGKSTLMKVLGGVLAPNAGQIFIGDDPVVMTSPKQAKAMGVMFIHQELSLADELSVAENIFLGELPLKSFGRVDWDKLYAATDRILETLNVSFDAKTRVGDLSIANQQMVEIGRALTVDPRAVIFDEPTASLTDAEKIVLFNVISDLQARGVGIIYISHRMEEIFKITDRISVLRDGQYRGTLHTADTNEDEVTQLMIGRSLDLSRNASHHQMGDTALEVRNLSCGRLFDDISFAVRKGEVLGFYGLVGAGRTEIAETIFGLRTPSAGQILFNGQEVQITSPIDAIRLGISLVPEDRKDQGLVLGMNCKDNMSLPQVGRLTKGPFVNHNAEIAIFDKYREKLDIRTPGWRQAVGNLSGGNQQKIVIGKWLSMHPEVLIVDEPTRGIDVGSKSEIHNLIRDLAAQGFAVIVISSEMPEVLHVSDRIVAMFAGKVMRELSAAEVTEDNLIQAISGIKQDDQRSQRR; from the coding sequence ATGACCAACCCCAAACCCGCCCTGCGGTTAGAAGGCATCGTCAAAGCCTTCCCCGGCGTGCGCGCGCTGGATGGTGTGTCCTTCGATCTGCGCCCGGGCGAGGTACATGCGTTGATGGGCGAAAACGGTGCCGGAAAATCTACCTTGATGAAGGTGTTGGGTGGTGTTCTTGCCCCGAATGCAGGGCAGATTTTTATCGGTGATGATCCGGTCGTCATGACATCGCCCAAACAGGCCAAGGCGATGGGAGTGATGTTCATCCATCAGGAACTGAGCCTTGCGGATGAACTCAGCGTAGCGGAGAATATCTTTCTGGGGGAATTGCCTCTCAAATCCTTCGGGCGCGTGGACTGGGATAAGCTCTATGCTGCGACAGACCGTATCCTTGAGACCTTGAACGTCAGTTTTGACGCGAAAACCCGTGTGGGCGATCTATCGATCGCCAACCAGCAGATGGTCGAGATCGGGCGCGCCCTGACGGTCGATCCGCGTGCGGTGATCTTCGATGAACCCACGGCATCGCTGACAGATGCGGAAAAGATCGTTTTGTTCAACGTGATCAGCGATCTGCAAGCGCGTGGTGTCGGGATCATTTATATTTCGCACAGGATGGAAGAAATTTTCAAGATCACCGACCGGATCAGCGTGCTGCGCGATGGACAATATCGCGGCACGTTGCACACGGCGGACACGAATGAGGATGAGGTCACGCAGCTGATGATCGGGCGCAGCCTTGATCTATCCCGCAACGCCAGCCACCACCAGATGGGCGACACCGCACTCGAGGTACGCAATCTCAGCTGTGGACGCTTGTTCGACGACATCAGCTTTGCTGTCCGTAAAGGTGAAGTACTGGGCTTTTACGGCCTCGTCGGTGCCGGCCGAACCGAAATTGCCGAAACCATTTTTGGCCTCCGGACGCCCTCTGCCGGACAGATCCTTTTTAACGGGCAGGAGGTGCAAATCACATCTCCCATCGACGCGATCCGCTTGGGCATTTCACTCGTGCCCGAGGATCGCAAGGATCAGGGTCTGGTGCTGGGGATGAACTGCAAAGACAACATGTCGCTGCCACAGGTGGGCCGCCTGACCAAGGGGCCTTTCGTCAACCACAACGCCGAAATCGCGATTTTTGACAAATACCGCGAGAAACTCGACATCCGTACGCCGGGCTGGCGGCAGGCCGTCGGCAACCTGTCGGGGGGTAACCAGCAGAAAATCGTGATCGGCAAATGGTTGTCGATGCACCCCGAGGTGCTGATCGTGGATGAACCGACACGCGGGATCGACGTGGGTTCCAAATCTGAGATCCACAATCTGATCCGAGATCTGGCCGCCCAAGGCTTTGCCGTGATCGTGATCAGCTCGGAAATGCCAGAGGTTTTGCATGTCTCGGACAGGATCGTCGCGATGTTCGCAGGAAAGGTCATGCGAGAGCTGAGTGCCGCGGAGGTGACCGAGGACAATTTGATTCAGGCGATCTCTGGCATTAAACAAGATGATCAGAGATCACAACGCCGCTGA
- the msrQ gene encoding protein-methionine-sulfoxide reductase heme-binding subunit MsrQ has product MTVSARINGALRRVPAWPLYLLAAAYGAWEFWRALTQQGPYLVEPINVLERSYGEIALILLVAGLVVTPLRQWSGVNLIKFRRAIGLCAFFFVVAHFLVFAVLDVQSLGRVWTEIVKRPYVTVGMLAFVLLIPLAVTSNNLAIRKLGPATWKQLHKLSYIAVILGGVHYLWLARGFQITPLVYLGLGIGLVALRYKHLVRRKQPA; this is encoded by the coding sequence ATGACAGTCTCGGCAAGGATCAATGGCGCTTTGCGCAGGGTTCCGGCTTGGCCGCTCTATCTATTGGCGGCGGCCTATGGCGCGTGGGAATTCTGGCGCGCGCTGACCCAGCAGGGGCCTTATCTGGTGGAACCGATCAACGTGCTGGAACGCAGCTATGGGGAAATCGCGTTGATCTTGCTGGTGGCGGGCCTTGTGGTGACGCCGCTGCGGCAATGGAGTGGCGTGAACCTGATCAAGTTTCGGCGCGCAATCGGGCTATGCGCCTTCTTCTTCGTGGTCGCGCATTTTCTGGTCTTCGCGGTGCTGGATGTCCAAAGCCTTGGGCGTGTCTGGACCGAAATCGTCAAGCGGCCCTATGTGACGGTGGGGATGCTGGCCTTCGTGCTGTTGATCCCGCTGGCGGTAACCTCGAACAATCTGGCGATCCGCAAGCTCGGGCCGGCCACATGGAAGCAGCTGCATAAACTGTCCTATATCGCCGTGATCCTGGGCGGGGTGCATTATCTATGGCTCGCGCGCGGCTTTCAGATCACGCCGCTGGTCTATCTTGGGTTGGGGATCGGATTGGTGGCGCTGCGCTACAAGCATCTGGTCCGGCGCAAACAGCCAGCCTAG
- the msrP gene encoding protein-methionine-sulfoxide reductase catalytic subunit MsrP, protein MAYRWKNTLTPADVTPKAAYLNRRQILAGTAGLGAIGLVPRMADAQSGLEPNTLAEIRNYNNFYEFGTGKGDPAANAHQLVTSPWSITVDGMVDRPGDYALGDLLAGLTVEDRIYRFRCVEAWSMVIPWNGIELADILNKVGVQAGARYVAFETVVQPENMIGVQRRVLDFPYVEGLRLDEAMHPLTIMATGIYGEPIANQNGAPIRLVVPWKYGFKSIKSIVRITLTDEEPPTSWNIANAREYGFYSNVNPNVDHPRWSQATERRIGSGLFAARHDTLMFNGYPEVAPLYEGMDLSVFI, encoded by the coding sequence ATGGCCTATCGCTGGAAGAACACGCTGACCCCCGCAGATGTCACACCAAAAGCCGCCTATCTGAACCGGCGCCAGATTCTTGCGGGCACCGCTGGGCTGGGTGCGATCGGTTTGGTGCCCAGGATGGCGGATGCGCAGTCAGGGCTGGAACCCAACACGCTTGCGGAGATCCGCAATTATAATAATTTCTATGAATTCGGCACCGGCAAGGGTGATCCTGCGGCCAATGCCCACCAGCTTGTGACATCGCCATGGTCGATCACCGTGGATGGCATGGTGGACCGTCCCGGCGATTACGCGCTGGGCGATTTGCTGGCGGGTCTGACCGTCGAGGACCGGATCTATCGTTTCCGCTGTGTCGAGGCCTGGTCCATGGTCATCCCCTGGAACGGTATCGAACTGGCCGATATCCTGAACAAGGTCGGTGTGCAGGCGGGCGCGCGCTATGTCGCTTTCGAGACCGTCGTGCAGCCCGAAAACATGATCGGCGTGCAACGCCGCGTGCTGGATTTCCCCTATGTCGAGGGCCTGCGCCTGGACGAGGCGATGCATCCGCTGACCATTATGGCGACCGGCATCTATGGCGAACCTATCGCCAACCAGAACGGCGCGCCGATCCGGCTGGTGGTGCCATGGAAATACGGGTTCAAATCGATCAAGTCGATCGTGCGGATCACCCTGACCGACGAAGAACCGCCAACCAGTTGGAATATCGCCAATGCCCGCGAATATGGGTTCTATAGTAATGTGAACCCCAATGTGGATCACCCCCGCTGGAGCCAGGCCACCGAACGGCGCATCGGCAGCGGCTTGTTCGCGGCCCGGCACGACACGCTGATGTTCAACGGCTATCCCGAAGTTGCGCCTTTATACGAAGGTATGGACCTGTCGGTGTTCATCTGA
- a CDS encoding fasciclin domain-containing protein encodes MLRRTFIAIATTTALSSVAFAGGHSKDIVDTAVEAGTFTTLVAAVEAAGLVETLKSDGPFTVFAPTDEAFAALPAGTVEGLLADPEALAAILTYHVVPGAVMSTDLSDGMTATTVNGADITIGTMGGVTVNGANVVAADIAASNGVIHVIDAVILPPM; translated from the coding sequence ATGCTACGTAGAACTTTCATCGCAATCGCCACCACCACCGCCTTGTCGTCGGTTGCTTTCGCTGGCGGGCATTCCAAGGATATCGTGGATACGGCTGTCGAAGCGGGCACATTCACCACGCTGGTCGCCGCTGTCGAAGCTGCCGGTCTGGTTGAGACGCTGAAAAGCGACGGCCCGTTCACCGTATTCGCCCCAACAGACGAAGCCTTTGCCGCCCTGCCCGCAGGCACTGTCGAAGGCCTGCTGGCCGATCCCGAAGCCCTGGCCGCGATCCTGACCTATCACGTCGTCCCCGGTGCCGTGATGTCGACCGACCTGTCGGATGGCATGACAGCCACCACTGTCAACGGCGCTGATATCACCATCGGCACGATGGGCGGTGTGACGGTCAATGGCGCGAATGTCGTGGCCGCCGATATCGCGGCGTCAAACGGCGTGATCCATGTCATCGACGCGGTGATCCTGCCACCGATGTAA